Proteins from a single region of Limisphaerales bacterium:
- the recD gene encoding exodeoxyribonuclease V subunit alpha — protein sequence MSHDLNTVFGEHASVVNSDEFRSVDRALGALLHRMDTKAPPELALAAAVLSRARGRGDVCLPFGPKEFQSQLTRDHGAPLPLPAREDWLKVLNNSPLVGKPDDFQPLILDDAHRLYLHRLHHFETGLAETLRARAAEPPDALDAADFKSNLPAFFPGSQPSKDGLHRQYLAAYVGLTRRLSIITGGPGTGKTYVAGRLLTLGIKLDVIDPLRIALAAPTGKAAARLQEQIRNALADAEKSQLLPKPLDAAELPEARTLHRLLGACADGSRFRFDENNLLPYDVVLVDEASMIDLTMMARLFHACRSDARIILLGDPDQLASVEAGSVLADICGNAHDLPATPEYTAAAAAATGQPIQSVKETNPLGDCVVRLDFSHRAANSQDILTLAAHINDGNAAAAIQWMDQPENTHLARETLPAANQLTDRLLTPVRDVFQQVTQADSPEQALTEWNAFRILCAMRRGPFGAPRINQQLEQALLESGDRKPGQWYHGRPVIITRNNYPTRLFNGDLGIVWQDKTGLAVYFINPTGELMQFAPGRLPEHETAFALTIHKSQGSEFDRVLVVLPSQSAPVLTRELVYTGITRAKNEVTLMAPPEVLTDAIEAKTTRASGLRDALWS from the coding sequence ATGAGTCACGACCTAAACACTGTTTTCGGTGAACACGCTTCCGTGGTGAACAGCGACGAATTTCGCTCCGTGGATCGCGCGCTTGGCGCGTTGCTGCATCGAATGGACACGAAAGCCCCTCCGGAGCTGGCCCTGGCCGCCGCAGTGCTTTCCCGCGCGCGCGGGCGCGGCGATGTTTGCCTGCCCTTTGGCCCAAAAGAATTCCAATCCCAACTCACGCGCGATCACGGCGCCCCCCTTCCCCTGCCCGCACGCGAGGATTGGCTGAAGGTGTTGAATAACAGCCCGCTTGTCGGCAAGCCCGACGATTTTCAGCCACTCATTCTCGATGACGCGCACCGCCTTTATCTCCACCGTTTGCACCACTTTGAAACCGGCCTCGCCGAAACCCTGCGCGCGCGCGCGGCGGAGCCACCCGATGCCCTTGATGCGGCGGATTTCAAATCAAACCTGCCCGCGTTTTTCCCCGGCAGCCAACCTTCGAAAGACGGCCTTCACCGGCAATACCTCGCCGCGTACGTGGGCCTCACCCGAAGGCTATCCATCATCACCGGCGGCCCCGGCACCGGGAAAACTTATGTGGCCGGACGCCTGCTCACTCTTGGAATCAAACTCGATGTGATCGATCCCCTCCGCATTGCCCTCGCCGCCCCCACCGGCAAAGCCGCCGCCCGTTTGCAGGAACAAATCCGTAACGCACTCGCCGATGCCGAAAAAAGCCAACTGCTTCCCAAGCCACTGGATGCCGCCGAATTGCCCGAAGCCCGCACCCTGCACCGTTTGCTCGGCGCTTGCGCCGATGGATCGCGCTTTCGTTTTGATGAAAACAATCTGTTGCCTTACGATGTGGTACTCGTCGACGAAGCATCAATGATTGATCTCACAATGATGGCTCGCCTCTTCCACGCCTGCCGTTCCGATGCCCGCATCATCCTCTTAGGCGATCCGGACCAACTCGCCTCCGTGGAAGCGGGCAGCGTGTTGGCCGACATCTGCGGCAACGCCCACGACCTCCCCGCCACGCCCGAATACACCGCCGCCGCAGCCGCCGCCACCGGCCAGCCAATCCAATCCGTAAAGGAAACCAACCCACTCGGCGACTGCGTGGTGCGGCTGGATTTCAGCCATCGCGCCGCTAATTCACAAGATATTCTCACCCTTGCCGCACATATTAACGATGGGAATGCTGCCGCCGCAATCCAGTGGATGGATCAACCAGAAAACACTCATCTCGCCCGCGAAACCCTTCCAGCTGCAAATCAACTCACCGACCGTCTATTGACTCCCGTTCGTGATGTCTTCCAGCAAGTCACGCAAGCCGACAGCCCCGAACAGGCTCTGACGGAGTGGAACGCGTTCCGCATTCTGTGCGCGATGCGCCGCGGCCCCTTCGGTGCGCCACGTATCAATCAACAGCTGGAACAAGCCCTGCTGGAATCCGGCGACCGCAAACCCGGCCAGTGGTATCACGGACGCCCCGTCATCATCACGCGCAACAATTATCCCACCCGGCTTTTCAATGGCGACCTCGGCATTGTCTGGCAGGATAAAACCGGGTTAGCCGTTTATTTCATCAACCCAACCGGTGAGCTGATGCAATTTGCCCCAGGGCGGTTGCCCGAACACGAAACGGCCTTTGCACTGACAATTCATAAATCGCAGGGGTCGGAATTCGACCGCGTACTTGTGGTATTGCCTTCGCAATCTGCGCCGGTGCTCACGCGTGAGTTGGTGTACACGGGTATCACGCGTGCCAAAAACGAAGTCACCTTGATGGCCCCGCCGGAAGTCCTCACCGACGCCATTGAAGCCAAGACCACCCGCGCCTCCGGCCTGCGCGACGCGCTCTGGAGTTAG
- the recB gene encoding exodeoxyribonuclease V subunit beta yields MSEPVKQEFDLTNASLEEGVTLIEASAGTGKTYNIAGLFTRLILERGLEAGEILAVTYTEAATKELRDRVQRRLAEALLVLETEKVKDPNDQLMNQVREKAASGELNRETSKLRLQLARAEFDNAPIFTIHGFCQRMLADRAFECGRPFEQEITTNEIGLLGEIARDFWRVQVVPRKMTASILVGEDLSLWRGGPGNKCLGPDGLATLGSPLLNYPGLEVRGPITDQSMEDLEQDLETAICALADLDGARADAIRFLKESKLKRGPYKSETVDGYLESLEAIEQMSFTASHWKDLSWFLPETILEPKNQNMDFEPPDSDAMSFFEACESISKTGDAIANGCRSAFLQFAQTELPKRKEAAGLLGYGDMLTELDAVLREAPDGPLAQQVRSQFKAALIDEFQDTDPVQLNIFKTLFHGGGQTALFLIGDPKQSIYSFRGADIFSYLAARALADEERTLLTNYRSEPPSIQAVGQLFENRGSHTPGPFFFDDIQFEPSKAPDNYSDRGATLVGDAAAHLNFWLWPGTEKSPSGLPRVGDDWVAAGKARGELPGVVASAIVKLLHSDAHFEQPGKEPRPVKPGDIAVLVAKNAQAVAMKKALAERGIPAVLKTHESVFASAEAAELELLLEALAAPNNLSRIKQLLATDLLGFDGHALHRLPELYDLGPTSLSECTEDEQRMIKVAKGLSDYQALMVKEGFLPMYRRFLTEGKVREQALRFDDGDRRLTNLFHLGEILQDTMATHRMSATSLARWLARQRQDDRPDDKNQLRLESDENAVRLVTVHRSKGLEYPIVYVPFAWDRKNTPKEGFVFHPDAKEHPGQVVLDLGSKEVEKSRGLAAQETLANELRLLYVATTRAKHRCTVVHGRLGNPNKQGQKEITSLAWLLHPDAGMEVAPADNDAGIAKLTPEMITEDLEALAKKTGGTIGSELLPQSNGDRWKSKTASDQPLSAQSFTGNTDAREGIHSFSGWTAGDHHFHDRHEKPDHDAGTNEPVEPAEPKGIHKFPAGTTAGNCLHGIMEHLDFEKAATNDASQNAIIEKYLERFGFGELKDGLTEAFHQNIRDLLNTPLRAGDDFTLAKLKTKDRIAELDFTQRLAKVEPAQLRDIFARHQSDAWPNTLPNRIGQLSFKTLRGYMRGSIDLVFRRGERFFILDWKSNRLGHDASAYTPDQLPAAMARSFYHLQYHIYTVALDAYLRQRVEGYAYATHFGGAYYVFNRGIDPARPGQGIFFDLPQPELIAELSTAFGLHKKQQ; encoded by the coding sequence ATGAGTGAACCTGTAAAACAAGAATTTGATTTAACTAACGCCTCGCTGGAAGAGGGCGTGACGTTGATTGAAGCCAGCGCGGGCACGGGCAAAACCTATAACATCGCCGGGCTATTCACGCGGCTCATTTTAGAGCGCGGGCTGGAGGCGGGCGAAATTCTCGCGGTAACGTACACCGAAGCCGCCACCAAGGAATTGCGCGACCGCGTCCAACGCCGATTGGCCGAAGCCCTGCTGGTGCTCGAGACGGAAAAGGTCAAAGACCCCAACGATCAGTTGATGAATCAAGTGCGCGAAAAAGCCGCCTCCGGTGAGCTCAACCGCGAAACCTCCAAGCTGCGATTGCAGTTGGCGCGGGCGGAATTTGACAATGCGCCCATTTTCACCATCCACGGTTTCTGCCAACGAATGCTGGCCGATCGCGCTTTCGAATGCGGCCGACCTTTCGAGCAGGAAATCACCACGAACGAAATCGGGTTGCTGGGCGAAATCGCCCGCGATTTCTGGCGCGTCCAAGTGGTGCCCCGCAAAATGACCGCCAGCATTCTGGTCGGCGAAGACCTTTCTCTCTGGCGCGGCGGCCCCGGCAACAAGTGCCTTGGGCCAGACGGACTGGCCACGCTGGGCAGCCCGCTGTTGAATTATCCCGGGCTGGAAGTGCGCGGCCCCATCACCGATCAATCGATGGAGGATCTCGAACAGGATTTGGAAACCGCCATTTGCGCCCTTGCCGATTTGGATGGTGCGCGGGCTGATGCCATCAGGTTCCTAAAGGAAAGCAAACTCAAACGCGGCCCTTACAAATCGGAAACGGTGGATGGTTATCTTGAGAGTTTGGAGGCCATTGAACAAATGTCTTTCACCGCCAGTCACTGGAAAGATTTGAGCTGGTTCCTGCCCGAAACGATTCTGGAACCCAAAAATCAGAACATGGACTTTGAGCCGCCCGATTCTGACGCGATGTCATTCTTTGAGGCTTGCGAATCCATTTCAAAAACAGGCGATGCAATTGCCAATGGATGCCGATCCGCGTTTCTCCAATTTGCACAAACGGAATTGCCGAAGCGCAAAGAGGCGGCCGGGCTGCTGGGGTACGGCGATATGTTGACCGAGCTGGACGCCGTGCTTCGAGAGGCTCCCGATGGCCCCCTCGCCCAGCAAGTGCGCAGCCAATTCAAGGCGGCGCTGATTGATGAATTTCAGGACACTGACCCGGTGCAGTTGAATATTTTCAAGACGCTCTTTCACGGTGGAGGGCAAACTGCGCTGTTTCTCATCGGCGATCCCAAGCAATCCATTTACAGCTTTCGCGGTGCGGATATTTTCAGCTACCTCGCCGCGCGCGCGCTGGCCGACGAGGAGCGCACGCTGCTCACCAACTACCGCTCCGAGCCGCCATCCATCCAAGCCGTGGGTCAACTGTTTGAAAATCGTGGCAGCCACACTCCCGGGCCATTTTTCTTTGATGACATCCAATTCGAGCCCTCCAAGGCGCCGGATAATTATAGCGATCGCGGGGCAACATTGGTGGGCGATGCTGCCGCTCACTTAAATTTCTGGCTATGGCCTGGCACGGAAAAATCACCCTCGGGGCTCCCGCGCGTAGGCGATGACTGGGTGGCCGCCGGCAAGGCCCGGGGCGAACTCCCCGGCGTGGTGGCCTCGGCGATTGTGAAGCTGCTGCACAGTGACGCGCATTTTGAACAGCCCGGCAAAGAGCCCCGGCCGGTTAAGCCTGGCGACATCGCCGTGCTCGTCGCCAAGAACGCCCAAGCCGTGGCGATGAAAAAAGCCCTCGCGGAACGCGGCATTCCGGCAGTTTTGAAAACTCACGAAAGTGTCTTTGCCAGTGCCGAGGCGGCCGAGCTGGAATTGCTTTTGGAAGCCCTCGCCGCACCTAATAACCTCAGCCGAATCAAACAACTCCTCGCCACAGATCTCCTCGGGTTCGACGGCCACGCCTTGCATCGGTTGCCGGAACTCTACGACTTGGGGCCCACTTCACTCTCCGAATGCACCGAAGACGAACAACGAATGATCAAGGTGGCCAAAGGCTTGTCGGATTATCAGGCGCTGATGGTAAAGGAAGGTTTCCTGCCGATGTACCGACGATTCCTCACCGAGGGCAAAGTGCGCGAACAAGCATTGCGTTTTGATGATGGCGATCGCCGTCTCACTAACCTTTTTCATCTGGGCGAAATTTTGCAGGACACGATGGCCACCCATCGGATGAGCGCCACTTCCCTCGCCCGTTGGCTGGCACGTCAACGTCAGGACGACCGGCCCGATGACAAAAATCAACTCCGCTTGGAGAGCGACGAAAATGCCGTGCGCCTCGTCACCGTACATCGCAGTAAAGGCTTGGAATATCCGATCGTGTACGTGCCCTTCGCGTGGGATCGGAAAAACACGCCAAAGGAAGGCTTCGTTTTTCATCCCGACGCCAAAGAACATCCCGGTCAGGTCGTGCTCGATTTGGGCTCCAAAGAAGTAGAAAAAAGCCGGGGACTTGCCGCACAAGAAACGCTCGCCAACGAGTTACGCCTCCTCTACGTGGCCACCACCCGCGCCAAGCACCGCTGCACCGTGGTCCACGGTCGGCTGGGTAATCCGAACAAACAAGGCCAAAAGGAAATCACCAGCCTCGCTTGGCTGCTCCATCCCGACGCGGGCATGGAGGTGGCCCCCGCCGACAACGACGCCGGCATCGCCAAGCTCACCCCGGAAATGATCACCGAAGATTTGGAGGCATTGGCCAAAAAAACGGGCGGGACTATCGGCTCCGAATTGCTGCCTCAATCAAATGGCGACCGCTGGAAGTCCAAGACGGCTTCAGATCAACCATTGTCCGCCCAGTCCTTCACCGGCAACACCGATGCCCGCGAAGGCATCCACTCCTTCTCCGGCTGGACGGCGGGCGACCATCATTTTCACGATCGCCACGAAAAACCTGACCACGACGCCGGAACCAACGAACCGGTGGAGCCCGCCGAACCCAAGGGCATCCACAAATTCCCAGCCGGCACCACCGCCGGCAATTGTCTCCACGGAATTATGGAGCATCTCGATTTCGAAAAAGCCGCCACCAACGACGCCTCACAAAACGCCATCATCGAGAAATACCTCGAACGCTTTGGATTCGGTGAATTGAAAGATGGATTGACCGAAGCGTTTCACCAAAACATTCGCGATCTCCTCAACACGCCTTTGCGCGCAGGCGACGATTTCACCTTGGCGAAACTAAAAACCAAAGACCGCATCGCCGAACTGGACTTCACCCAGCGTTTAGCCAAGGTGGAACCGGCCCAACTCCGCGACATTTTTGCACGCCATCAAAGTGACGCCTGGCCGAACACGCTGCCGAATCGTATCGGCCAACTTTCATTTAAAACATTACGCGGCTATATGCGCGGCTCCATCGATCTCGTCTTCCGCCGCGGCGAACGCTTTTTCATCCTCGATTGGAAATCCAACCGCCTCGGCCACGACGCCAGCGCCTACACCCCCGACCAGCTACCCGCCGCGATGGCCCGAAGTTTTTATCACCTGCAATATCATATTTACACCGTGGCGCTCGATGCCTACCTGCGCCAACGCGTGGAAGGCTACGCGTACGCCACCCATTTCGGCGGCGCGTATTATGTGTTCAACCGCGGCATCGACCCCGCCCGGCCCGGCCAAGGGATTTTCTTTGACCTGCCACAACCCGAATTGATCGCCGAACTCTCAACCGCCTTCGGCCTGCACAAAAAACAACAATGA
- the recC gene encoding exodeoxyribonuclease V subunit gamma, which translates to MAGIQIHASNDLERLATHLAGLLRNYRPTDPFEPQMVVVPSLGMRHWLTRWLAETEGICANIELIFPTDFIERCVANGKDVSGYGSEALTWRILGLLNGTTLEEPARFLKDDPRQLKAFGLARRVAGLFDQYLLYRPEMLGQWPSGEAARWQAALWQGVYRGVGTDHPAALREIFLTKPTAAGTGPVFLFGLGMLPPEHWKVIRALATQQAVHLLVTQPTAEIWDDLLSVRDHWRQVEVAGSEVPASPDGHPLLVSMGRVGQEFHSMLLGGNEGWDEALFGKPKRGTLLRELQADIGAVDLPARDGRKAPMDDSLQVHSCHGALREVEVLHDQLLHLFQTHDDLAPHEVVVMTPDIESYAPLIRAVFDNPEDPASCIPFTIADRHPRAASAIVDAFLSLLEMDDTVLPINEVLTRLETAAVSRRFGIGAEELQLLYPRCRDAHINWGYDATHRDTSIGIKSETPEEQNTWRFGLDRMVLGYAMQADGEQLCEGRLPLPGVEGDLAEAVGGLSDFVDALHATAEDFQTLRPVAQWTRDLRALLKRFFDARGDEKDELGQLQKAIDRLEKLAGDADYTAEVDIAVVRAQLLATLEETKTRDGYLRGMVTCCALKPLRSVPFRVICLLGMNDGVFPRADRAEAFDLMAVRRKPGDRSVRDDDRYLFLETVLAAREVLYFSYLGQSQADEHSYPPSVAIGELLDALDRSFEFEKSARDTLVHEHRLQAFSAAYFDADNPKLISYSATQAAAAEKLRETLGRDEEAVETAAESQWFIKQPLDPPEAERKAVTLDELLQFYRKPVEHFVRNRMEMYLRSRDDLLADEEPFVLNRLDEYKINDDLLKLALDADVNLEDATAALRARFQAEGRLPHGEFGRATFENLRKRMAQFTQSLRAEPSGSLVPQADLRETVDLKIRGFHLTGELDSFADPRTQVSLRCANVNGREFLAGWIRHVVWHALSPATLSPTLTLVVGQKEGVQELKWLKPIEKIEDAHQWLAELLQIYWQGQQEPLLFFPKTSFAFMKASTKGADDPEAIQAKRIEEARKKWEPDEFGKGFPESEDAAHQLCFQNVDPLIDPRFAELAQAIFEPLVKHNPTRRSKALTDLRDPNE; encoded by the coding sequence ATGGCAGGCATCCAAATTCATGCAAGTAACGACCTCGAGCGACTGGCTACGCATCTGGCCGGGCTGCTGCGTAACTATCGGCCAACGGATCCGTTTGAGCCACAAATGGTGGTGGTGCCCAGCTTGGGGATGCGGCATTGGCTCACACGATGGCTGGCAGAAACAGAGGGGATTTGCGCGAACATTGAGTTAATTTTTCCAACGGATTTTATTGAGCGGTGCGTAGCGAATGGCAAAGACGTGTCGGGGTACGGATCAGAAGCACTAACTTGGCGTATTCTGGGTTTGCTCAATGGAACCACGCTTGAGGAGCCGGCACGTTTTCTGAAAGACGACCCGCGGCAACTCAAAGCCTTTGGGCTGGCCCGGCGCGTGGCAGGCTTGTTCGATCAATATCTTTTATATCGGCCCGAGATGCTGGGCCAGTGGCCGAGCGGTGAGGCGGCGCGGTGGCAGGCGGCGTTATGGCAGGGTGTATACCGAGGCGTGGGCACCGATCATCCGGCGGCCTTGCGGGAGATTTTTTTGACGAAGCCAACGGCGGCCGGAACCGGCCCGGTTTTTTTATTTGGATTGGGAATGTTGCCGCCAGAACACTGGAAGGTGATCCGCGCCTTAGCTACTCAACAAGCGGTACATTTGCTGGTCACCCAACCGACGGCTGAAATTTGGGATGATCTGTTATCCGTGCGTGATCACTGGCGCCAAGTGGAGGTGGCCGGGAGCGAGGTGCCCGCTTCGCCCGACGGGCATCCCCTGCTCGTTTCAATGGGCCGCGTGGGTCAGGAATTTCATTCAATGTTGCTGGGTGGAAACGAGGGCTGGGACGAAGCTCTTTTTGGGAAACCCAAGCGCGGCACACTACTGCGGGAATTACAGGCGGATATTGGCGCAGTGGATTTGCCCGCGCGTGATGGGCGCAAGGCGCCAATGGATGACTCGTTGCAGGTCCATTCCTGCCACGGCGCATTGCGCGAGGTTGAAGTGTTGCACGATCAGTTGCTGCATTTATTCCAAACGCACGATGACCTTGCCCCGCACGAAGTAGTAGTGATGACGCCCGACATTGAATCGTATGCGCCCCTCATCCGGGCGGTGTTCGATAATCCGGAAGATCCGGCCAGCTGCATTCCCTTTACTATCGCTGACCGCCATCCGCGGGCGGCGAGCGCCATTGTGGATGCCTTTCTGTCGTTGCTGGAAATGGATGATACCGTTTTGCCAATCAACGAAGTGCTCACCCGATTGGAAACAGCGGCGGTGAGCCGACGGTTTGGCATTGGCGCGGAGGAACTGCAATTGTTGTACCCGCGCTGTCGCGATGCCCACATCAATTGGGGTTACGATGCAACACATCGCGACACGTCCATTGGCATCAAAAGTGAAACGCCCGAGGAACAGAATACGTGGCGCTTTGGCTTGGATCGAATGGTGCTGGGATACGCGATGCAGGCCGATGGCGAACAGCTCTGCGAAGGTCGGCTGCCGCTGCCCGGCGTGGAGGGCGACTTGGCCGAGGCCGTGGGAGGGCTGTCCGATTTCGTGGACGCGCTGCATGCAACGGCTGAGGATTTCCAAACGTTGCGTCCGGTCGCCCAATGGACCCGCGATTTGCGGGCGTTGCTGAAGCGTTTCTTTGACGCGCGCGGCGATGAAAAGGATGAATTGGGCCAACTGCAAAAAGCCATTGACCGGTTGGAAAAATTGGCGGGCGACGCGGACTACACTGCTGAAGTGGACATCGCCGTGGTGCGCGCGCAACTGCTGGCCACGTTGGAGGAAACCAAGACACGCGATGGCTACCTGCGCGGTATGGTGACGTGTTGCGCTCTCAAGCCGCTTCGCAGCGTGCCGTTTCGCGTGATTTGTTTGCTGGGAATGAACGATGGCGTTTTCCCGCGGGCCGACAGAGCGGAGGCCTTCGACTTGATGGCCGTCCGGCGAAAGCCCGGCGACCGCTCGGTGCGCGATGATGACCGCTATCTTTTTTTGGAAACCGTGTTGGCGGCGCGTGAAGTCTTGTATTTCAGTTATCTGGGCCAATCGCAGGCTGATGAGCACTCGTATCCGCCTTCGGTTGCGATTGGTGAACTGCTCGATGCGTTGGATCGCTCGTTTGAATTTGAGAAATCCGCGCGGGATACTCTGGTGCACGAACATCGGCTGCAGGCTTTCAGTGCGGCGTATTTTGACGCCGACAATCCGAAGCTCATTAGCTATTCCGCCACCCAAGCCGCCGCAGCGGAAAAGCTGCGGGAAACTTTGGGGCGCGATGAAGAGGCCGTCGAGACGGCGGCGGAATCCCAATGGTTTATCAAACAACCGCTGGATCCCCCGGAGGCGGAACGCAAGGCGGTGACCCTCGATGAGCTGCTGCAATTTTACCGGAAACCCGTGGAACACTTTGTGCGCAACCGGATGGAGATGTATTTGCGGTCGCGCGACGATTTGTTGGCCGACGAAGAACCGTTTGTGTTGAACAGGCTGGATGAATATAAAATCAATGACGATCTCTTGAAGCTCGCGCTGGATGCGGACGTAAATCTGGAAGACGCAACGGCTGCGCTGCGGGCGCGATTCCAAGCCGAGGGAAGGCTGCCGCACGGCGAATTTGGCCGTGCGACCTTTGAGAATTTGCGCAAGCGAATGGCCCAATTTACCCAAAGCCTGCGCGCGGAACCTTCGGGTTCCTTGGTGCCTCAGGCGGACTTGCGGGAAACGGTGGATCTCAAAATCAGGGGATTTCACCTCACGGGCGAGCTGGATTCGTTTGCCGATCCCCGCACTCAAGTGAGCCTGCGCTGCGCCAACGTGAATGGCCGCGAATTCTTGGCCGGCTGGATACGGCACGTAGTGTGGCACGCACTTTCTCCGGCCACGCTCTCGCCCACACTCACCCTCGTCGTCGGCCAGAAAGAAGGCGTGCAGGAGTTGAAATGGCTCAAGCCCATTGAGAAAATCGAGGACGCTCACCAATGGCTGGCTGAATTGCTGCAGATTTATTGGCAGGGCCAACAGGAGCCGTTGTTGTTTTTTCCAAAAACGTCGTTCGCTTTTATGAAAGCCAGCACGAAGGGCGCGGATGACCCAGAAGCCATTCAGGCCAAGCGCATCGAGGAGGCGCGGAAAAAATGGGAGCCGGATGAATTTGGCAAAGGATTTCCCGAAAGCGAGGATGCTGCTCACCAGCTTTGTTTTCAAAATGTGGATCCACTGATCGATCCGCGTTTTGCCGAGTTGGCTCAAGCCATTTTTGAACCCTTGGTGAAACACAACCCCACGCGCCGGAGCAAAGCCCTCACAGACTTGAGAGATCCAAATGAGTGA
- a CDS encoding Gfo/Idh/MocA family oxidoreductase, whose amino-acid sequence MSEKKSLNIGLVGYGFMGRTHTNGYKRVSDFFPDLGHRPVLKAVCGRTEDRTKAFAEQWGYESFETDWRELLKRDDIDAIDICTPNDQHAEVAIAAAEAGKMVLCEKPLARTADESLPMVAAVEKAGVPNTVWYNYRRVPAVTLAKQIIDSGKLGQIFHYRANFLQDWTISADLPQGGEGLWRLDAAAAGSGVTGDLLAHCIDTALWLNGSIADVSAVTETFIKERVHTATGEKQEVTIDDACLFHCHFKNGSLGLFESTRYARGHKALYTFEINGADASIRWDLHDLNRLEFFDHSDESTTRGWRSVHITDGDMPYMDKWWVPGLCIGYEHTFVHQVADFLGSLDSGKPCNPTFRDALETAHVCDAVLASAKDRAWKDV is encoded by the coding sequence ATGAGCGAAAAAAAATCACTTAACATCGGGCTCGTCGGTTACGGCTTTATGGGCCGCACTCACACGAATGGTTACAAGCGCGTGAGCGACTTTTTTCCGGACCTCGGCCATCGGCCGGTGCTCAAGGCCGTTTGCGGCCGCACGGAAGATCGCACCAAAGCCTTCGCCGAACAGTGGGGCTACGAAAGTTTTGAAACCGATTGGCGCGAGCTGCTCAAGCGCGATGATATCGACGCCATCGACATTTGCACACCCAACGATCAACACGCCGAGGTGGCCATCGCCGCCGCCGAAGCGGGCAAGATGGTGCTGTGCGAAAAACCCCTCGCCCGCACCGCTGACGAAAGTTTGCCAATGGTCGCCGCCGTCGAGAAAGCCGGCGTCCCGAATACGGTTTGGTATAATTACCGCCGCGTGCCAGCCGTCACGCTTGCCAAACAAATTATCGACAGCGGCAAGCTCGGCCAGATTTTTCATTACCGCGCCAACTTCCTGCAGGACTGGACCATCAGCGCCGACCTCCCGCAAGGCGGCGAAGGCTTGTGGCGATTGGACGCCGCGGCCGCCGGCAGTGGCGTCACTGGCGACCTGCTCGCCCACTGCATCGACACCGCTCTGTGGCTCAATGGCAGCATCGCCGACGTGTCCGCCGTCACCGAGACGTTTATTAAAGAACGCGTCCACACTGCCACCGGCGAGAAACAGGAAGTCACCATCGACGACGCCTGTCTTTTCCACTGCCATTTTAAAAATGGCTCGCTCGGCTTGTTTGAGTCCACCCGCTACGCCCGCGGACACAAGGCGCTGTACACCTTCGAGATCAACGGTGCCGATGCCTCTATCCGCTGGGATTTGCACGACCTCAACCGGCTCGAGTTTTTTGACCACAGCGATGAGTCCACCACCCGCGGCTGGCGCAGCGTGCACATCACCGACGGCGACATGCCCTATATGGACAAGTGGTGGGTGCCCGGACTGTGCATCGGCTACGAACACACATTTGTGCATCAAGTCGCCGATTTCCTCGGCAGCCTCGACAGCGGCAAACCGTGCAACCCAACCTTCCGCGACGCCCTCGAAACTGCCCACGTCTGCGACGCCGTCCTCGCCTCCGCCAAGGACCGCGCATGGAAAGACGTATAA